In Candidatus Eisenbacteria bacterium, a single window of DNA contains:
- a CDS encoding undecaprenyl/decaprenyl-phosphate alpha-N-acetylglucosaminyl 1-phosphate transferase has protein sequence MIYFVSFLVALSAVVLLTPLVRTVAVRAGFLDLPNRRKIHRNPTPLLGGLAVLLGFLVAFFLGIRLLDVSFTRPLFGFLIGALWVFLVGLADDKWGVGPLPKLFGQVIGCCFFFFSGNTNGLITSAPLDLVFSFLWVVGMMNALNFLDNMDGIAGGITVLASLGFFVIALAKGATLTALIAAATAGSALAFLLFNFHPASIFLGDAGSLLLGYLLASLGIMSTWHQTSHLFLLVPILILGYPIFDVTFVVFTRISRGSHIYKPGKDHSSHRIRTILANARGTAIAVYAICLVLALAGVFLSLTGERGFYISAFFLAAVASLVSGARLSRVPIQ, from the coding sequence GTGATTTATTTCGTATCGTTTCTGGTGGCCCTTTCCGCCGTGGTGCTCCTAACCCCCCTCGTCCGCACCGTGGCCGTTCGGGCCGGATTTCTCGATCTCCCGAACCGGAGGAAAATCCACAGGAATCCGACCCCACTTCTGGGCGGCCTGGCGGTGCTCCTCGGTTTTCTGGTCGCTTTTTTCTTGGGAATCCGCCTCCTGGACGTTTCCTTTACACGGCCACTCTTCGGCTTCCTGATCGGGGCGCTCTGGGTCTTTCTGGTCGGATTGGCGGACGACAAGTGGGGGGTCGGGCCGCTTCCCAAGCTGTTCGGCCAGGTGATCGGCTGCTGTTTCTTTTTCTTCTCCGGCAACACGAACGGCCTCATCACCAGCGCTCCCCTCGACCTGGTCTTCTCCTTCCTCTGGGTCGTGGGGATGATGAACGCCCTCAACTTCCTGGACAACATGGACGGAATCGCCGGCGGAATCACCGTGTTGGCGTCTCTCGGCTTTTTCGTGATCGCCCTCGCGAAAGGGGCGACGCTCACCGCGCTGATCGCCGCCGCGACCGCCGGGTCCGCCCTCGCCTTTCTCCTGTTTAATTTCCATCCGGCCTCGATCTTCCTCGGCGACGCGGGGTCGCTCCTGCTCGGTTATCTGTTGGCATCGCTCGGCATCATGTCCACCTGGCACCAGACCTCCCATTTGTTCCTGCTCGTGCCGATTTTGATCCTCGGCTACCCCATTTTCGACGTGACCTTCGTGGTGTTCACCCGGATCTCCCGCGGCTCCCACATTTACAAGCCGGGGAAAGATCACTCCTCTCACAGGATCCGCACGATACTCGCCAACGCGCGGGGGACGGCGATCGCCGTCTACGCGATCTGTCTGGTGCTCGCGCTGGCCGGAGTCTTCCTCTCGCTTACCGGCGAGCGCGGTTTTTACATCAGCGCCTTCTTCCTGGCGGCTGTTGCGTCGCTCGTCAGCGGCGCCCGCCTCTCCCGGGTGCCGATCCAGTAG
- a CDS encoding response regulator — MRILWADDEVDLLKPHVIFLRERGYEVVTVTSGDEAIRRVREERFDAVLLDEMMPGRDGLSTLEGIKELHEDLPVIMITKSEEEDLVETAIRKRINDYLLKPVNPVQILSALRRVLEKERIESTGIARDYLGEFNRIRALAQTANADDWIDIHRRLSRWDLELERFREVGLKQTQEDVRREMNAEFARFVEKHYAGWVGGEKSPPLSTDLVDRWVLPLLEEGKRVYLVIIDCMRLDQWMEMERLLDPYFQIRNDHYYSILPSATPYARNGIFSGLLPMDLARIHPKYWQEQSEEEGSKNRHEKQLLEAQLERRKVRLRRNLKYVKIYNPDEGNQLKRQVSSLFSVPFVALVINFVDIFTHGRSESDILRELAPDEAAFRSVMTSWFRHSSLFEILRAISSQDATVVLTSDHGAILGRKATMVHANRETSTNLRYKHGSNLGCDERHAVKVKNPEDYKLPRDSLNKNYIFARENYYFVYPTRYHEYERQYRNTFQHGGISLEEMILPCAVLTPKR; from the coding sequence ATGCGTATTCTCTGGGCGGACGACGAAGTCGACCTGCTGAAACCGCACGTGATCTTCCTGCGCGAGCGCGGGTACGAGGTGGTCACGGTCACCTCCGGCGACGAAGCGATCCGCCGCGTCCGGGAGGAGCGGTTCGACGCGGTCCTTCTCGACGAAATGATGCCGGGGCGGGACGGGCTCTCCACCTTGGAGGGGATCAAGGAACTCCATGAGGACCTCCCGGTGATCATGATCACCAAGAGCGAGGAGGAGGACCTGGTCGAGACGGCGATCCGCAAGAGGATCAACGATTATCTCCTCAAGCCGGTCAACCCGGTCCAGATCCTCTCCGCCCTCCGCCGGGTGCTCGAAAAGGAGAGGATCGAATCGACGGGGATCGCCCGGGATTACCTGGGCGAGTTCAACCGGATTCGCGCGCTCGCGCAGACGGCGAACGCCGACGATTGGATCGATATCCATCGCCGCCTCTCCCGCTGGGACCTGGAGCTGGAGCGCTTTCGCGAGGTCGGCCTGAAACAGACCCAGGAGGACGTCCGCCGGGAGATGAACGCCGAGTTCGCCCGGTTCGTGGAGAAGCACTACGCCGGTTGGGTGGGAGGGGAGAAGAGTCCGCCCCTTTCGACGGACCTGGTCGATCGCTGGGTGCTCCCCCTCCTCGAAGAGGGGAAGCGGGTCTATCTGGTCATCATCGATTGCATGCGGCTCGACCAGTGGATGGAGATGGAGCGCCTGCTCGATCCCTATTTCCAGATTCGCAACGACCACTACTATTCGATTCTCCCCTCGGCGACCCCTTATGCCCGGAACGGCATCTTCTCGGGGCTCCTCCCGATGGATCTGGCGCGGATCCACCCGAAGTATTGGCAGGAGCAGTCCGAGGAGGAGGGGAGCAAGAACCGCCACGAGAAGCAGCTCCTGGAGGCGCAGCTCGAGCGCCGGAAGGTGCGCCTCCGCCGCAACCTGAAATACGTGAAGATCTACAATCCCGACGAGGGGAACCAACTGAAGCGGCAGGTCAGTTCCCTCTTCTCGGTTCCCTTCGTCGCCCTGGTGATCAACTTCGTCGACATCTTCACTCACGGACGGTCCGAGTCGGATATCCTGCGGGAGCTCGCGCCGGACGAGGCCGCCTTCCGATCGGTGATGACCTCCTGGTTCCGGCACTCTTCTCTCTTCGAGATTCTGCGCGCGATTTCGTCGCAGGACGCGACGGTGGTCCTCACCTCGGACCACGGGGCGATTCTGGGACGGAAGGCGACCATGGTGCACGCGAACCGGGAGACCTCCACCAACCTTCGCTACAAGCACGGGAGCAACCTCGGCTGCGACGAGCGGCACGCGGTGAAGGTAAAGAACCCGGAGGACTACAAGCTCCCCCGGGACTCGCTGAACAAGAACTATATTTTCGCCCGCGAGAATTACTACTTCGTCTATCCCACCCGGTACCACGAGTACGAGCGACAGTACCGGAACACCTTCCAGCACGGCGGGATCTCGCTGGAGGAGATGATACTCCCCTGCGCGGTTCTCACCCCAAAGAGGTAG
- the tsaE gene encoding tRNA (adenosine(37)-N6)-threonylcarbamoyltransferase complex ATPase subunit type 1 TsaE — protein MGAPEDPILFETGSPEETMELGARLGAVLRPGDLVLLRGDLGSGKTVFVRGVCRAFGCADRVRSPSFVLVREYEGRVRVFHVDLYRLTGPGDWPNLGVEDRMAQGVALVEWGERIAGLYGGNALDVEIRSGRSETDRVIALRWSDPRLAHLGGAR, from the coding sequence GTGGGCGCCCCGGAAGACCCGATCCTCTTTGAAACCGGTTCCCCCGAGGAGACGATGGAGCTGGGGGCGCGGCTCGGCGCCGTTCTTCGACCCGGGGATCTGGTGCTACTCCGGGGGGACCTGGGGAGCGGAAAGACCGTCTTCGTTCGCGGGGTCTGCCGCGCCTTCGGATGCGCCGACCGGGTCCGGTCCCCCTCCTTTGTTCTCGTCCGGGAGTACGAGGGGCGCGTGAGGGTTTTCCACGTCGACCTCTACCGGTTGACAGGCCCCGGGGATTGGCCTAACCTCGGCGTGGAAGACCGTATGGCGCAGGGAGTTGCCCTCGTGGAGTGGGGCGAGAGAATCGCCGGGCTTTACGGCGGGAACGCCCTGGACGTGGAAATCCGCTCCGGGCGCTCGGAGACGGACCGGGTCATCGCCCTCCGTTGGAGCGACCCGCGGTTGGCCCATCTGGGAGGGGCGCGATGA
- the serS gene encoding serine--tRNA ligase: MLDASYIREHADQVREAIRRKGDDADLDGWLRLDRERRELLQSSEELRAVRNRVSEEIALLKKEKKDASEPIVRMRETGARIKEMEGRLKEVEEGLESIAARIPNVPHPDVPEGDESANREIRTWGEPRRHSFRARPHWETGEALGLLDFPRGTKITGSGFPVFFGAGALLQRALIRFMIDLHRREHGYREVYTPFLVNRASMFNTGQLPKLEEDMYLAERDDLFLIPTAEVPVTNLHADEIFDEEMLPVRYVGYTACFRREAGAAGRDTRGLNRLHQFDKVELVHFVRPEESYDVLEELLGHAETVLQRLGLPYRVLLLADGDLSFASAKTYDIELWAPGQERWLEVSSCSNFEDFQARRAKIRYRPKEGKATRHVHTLNGSGVALPRLTIAFLEHYQREDGTVEVPPVLQPYMDGLRVIE, encoded by the coding sequence GTGCTTGACGCGTCATACATACGGGAACACGCGGACCAAGTCCGCGAGGCGATCCGGCGGAAGGGTGACGACGCCGACCTGGACGGGTGGCTCCGCCTCGACCGGGAACGGCGGGAGCTGCTGCAGTCGTCCGAGGAACTACGGGCGGTTCGGAACCGCGTGAGCGAGGAGATCGCCCTCCTGAAGAAGGAGAAGAAGGACGCCTCCGAACCGATCGTCCGGATGCGTGAGACGGGCGCGCGGATCAAGGAGATGGAGGGGCGCCTCAAGGAGGTGGAGGAGGGGCTGGAATCGATCGCCGCCCGCATCCCGAACGTTCCCCATCCGGATGTCCCCGAGGGGGACGAGAGCGCCAACCGGGAGATCCGGACCTGGGGGGAGCCGCGGCGCCATTCCTTCCGGGCCCGGCCGCACTGGGAGACCGGCGAGGCGCTGGGCCTCCTCGATTTCCCGCGGGGAACCAAAATCACCGGATCCGGATTCCCCGTCTTCTTCGGCGCCGGCGCGCTCCTGCAGAGGGCGCTGATCCGATTTATGATCGATCTCCACCGCCGGGAGCACGGCTACCGCGAGGTGTACACCCCCTTCCTCGTCAATCGCGCGTCCATGTTCAACACCGGCCAGCTCCCCAAGCTCGAGGAGGACATGTATCTGGCGGAACGGGACGATCTTTTCCTGATCCCCACCGCCGAGGTGCCGGTCACCAATCTGCACGCCGACGAGATTTTCGACGAGGAGATGCTGCCGGTCCGCTACGTCGGCTACACCGCCTGTTTCCGGCGCGAGGCGGGCGCGGCGGGAAGGGACACCCGGGGTCTCAACCGTCTGCATCAATTCGACAAGGTGGAGTTGGTGCACTTCGTCCGTCCCGAGGAGTCCTACGACGTCCTCGAGGAGCTGCTCGGTCACGCCGAAACGGTGCTGCAACGGCTCGGGCTTCCCTACCGGGTGCTCCTCCTCGCCGACGGCGACCTCAGCTTCGCTTCCGCCAAGACCTACGACATCGAATTGTGGGCGCCCGGGCAGGAGCGCTGGCTGGAGGTCTCCTCCTGTTCCAATTTCGAGGATTTCCAGGCGAGACGGGCGAAAATCCGTTACCGGCCGAAGGAGGGAAAAGCGACCCGGCACGTGCACACGCTGAACGGTTCCGGCGTCGCCCTCCCCCGTTTAACCATCGCGTTTCTGGAACACTACCAGCGTGAGGACGGCACCGTGGAAGTGCCGCCCGTTCTGCAGCCGTACATGGACGGACTGCGGGTCATCGAATAA
- the tsaB gene encoding tRNA (adenosine(37)-N6)-threonylcarbamoyltransferase complex dimerization subunit type 1 TsaB, with amino-acid sequence MIVLGIETSSRWSGVALASPEGLIGSFHMREGGRTEHLHVLMVRLLEAADLTPESLDGVAVSLGPGSFTGLRIGLGAAKGLALASGCPVAGIPLAPLLAEEVGSEGGRVAVWIDAGRGEVHQTLFLGGSALGPGETAAPDDLLARAAGETALFVGSGALRYRALIRERLGEAGRIPREERHRPDAGRVALRGLERLRIGDGDDPDGLEPLYLRGADAKPPRS; translated from the coding sequence ATGATCGTGCTCGGGATCGAAACCTCCTCCCGTTGGTCCGGCGTGGCCCTCGCGTCGCCGGAGGGGCTGATCGGCTCCTTCCACATGCGGGAGGGGGGACGGACGGAACATCTTCATGTCTTAATGGTGCGCCTTCTGGAGGCGGCGGACCTGACGCCGGAATCCCTGGATGGGGTCGCCGTTTCTCTCGGTCCGGGCAGCTTCACCGGGCTTCGAATCGGGCTCGGCGCGGCCAAGGGTCTCGCCCTCGCTTCGGGTTGCCCGGTGGCGGGCATCCCCCTCGCCCCGCTGCTCGCCGAGGAGGTCGGGTCGGAGGGGGGGCGTGTCGCCGTCTGGATCGACGCCGGCCGGGGGGAGGTCCACCAAACACTTTTCCTGGGCGGCTCGGCCCTCGGGCCGGGGGAAACCGCCGCGCCCGATGATCTTCTCGCCCGGGCGGCGGGGGAGACGGCGCTTTTCGTGGGGAGTGGCGCGCTGCGCTATCGCGCTTTGATCCGTGAGCGACTCGGCGAAGCGGGCCGCATCCCCCGCGAGGAGAGGCACCGGCCCGACGCGGGGCGGGTGGCGCTCCGCGGCCTGGAGAGGCTCCGGATCGGGGACGGAGACGACCCGGACGGTTTGGAACCGCTCTATTTGCGGGGGGCGGACGCGAAGCCCCCTCGTTCCTAG
- a CDS encoding HAMP domain-containing histidine kinase: MVKPRAHGGPPRITSTLLRVYIFLGSGFLILALFFYTNHLIDRLQKETELLSRIFAQFAAGTIMPAARNEAISGVFSEMIADLPFPVIVTDRRGVPWTWHAIPDELNGVSVRVEDVSFSDFQDTDPENPASAPMKEVISLAARMDRTNAPIPFFDPRSGILVGKVHYGDPPVVSTLRLLPFIQAALVAIFILLGYLGYRGMKEGEQRSIWIGMAKETAHQLGTPISSLMGWLHLLRTRTAETESESVVLTREELDMLIGEMEQDVSRLNKIAYRFSNIGSLPTLKSQDLNPIIHEVLEYLRKRVEGGGKHIHVIEDLREIPQIRVNKELIQWVIENLFRNSVDALAEREGGTIRIATGYNRLGRTVKVTLSDDGRGMSPSDMKRAFYPGFSTKRRGWGLGLPLSRRIVEDYHGGRMMIEKSQKNRGTQISITLPA; encoded by the coding sequence ATGGTCAAGCCGCGCGCGCACGGAGGTCCTCCTCGGATCACCTCGACGCTCCTTCGTGTCTATATCTTTCTGGGGAGCGGTTTTCTCATCCTGGCGCTCTTCTTCTACACCAATCACCTGATCGACCGGTTGCAGAAGGAGACGGAGCTGCTCTCCCGCATCTTCGCCCAGTTCGCGGCGGGGACGATCATGCCCGCCGCGCGGAACGAGGCGATTTCGGGCGTTTTCAGCGAGATGATCGCCGATCTCCCCTTCCCCGTGATCGTCACCGATCGGCGCGGCGTCCCCTGGACATGGCACGCGATCCCGGACGAGCTGAACGGCGTCTCGGTCCGGGTGGAGGACGTCAGCTTTTCCGATTTCCAGGACACGGACCCGGAAAATCCCGCATCGGCTCCGATGAAAGAGGTGATCTCCCTGGCGGCCCGGATGGACCGGACCAACGCGCCGATCCCCTTCTTCGACCCGAGGAGCGGCATCCTGGTCGGCAAGGTGCATTACGGCGATCCGCCGGTGGTGAGCACCCTCCGGCTCCTTCCCTTTATCCAGGCGGCGCTGGTGGCGATCTTCATCCTTCTCGGCTATCTCGGCTATCGAGGGATGAAGGAAGGAGAGCAGCGCTCCATCTGGATCGGCATGGCGAAGGAGACGGCCCACCAGCTCGGCACGCCGATCTCGTCTCTCATGGGGTGGCTCCACCTGCTCCGCACGCGGACCGCCGAGACGGAGTCCGAATCGGTCGTCCTGACCCGCGAGGAGCTGGACATGCTGATCGGCGAGATGGAGCAGGACGTGAGCCGTCTGAACAAGATCGCCTACCGCTTCTCCAACATCGGATCCCTCCCGACGCTGAAGTCGCAGGACCTCAACCCGATCATCCACGAGGTCCTGGAGTATCTGCGGAAGCGGGTCGAGGGGGGCGGCAAGCACATCCACGTGATCGAGGACTTGCGGGAGATCCCCCAGATCCGCGTCAACAAGGAACTGATCCAGTGGGTGATCGAGAATCTGTTCCGCAATTCCGTGGACGCCCTGGCCGAGCGCGAAGGCGGAACGATCCGCATCGCCACGGGGTATAACCGGTTGGGACGGACGGTGAAAGTGACTTTGAGCGACGACGGGCGGGGGATGTCCCCGTCGGACATGAAGCGCGCCTTCTACCCCGGTTTCAGCACCAAGCGGAGGGGCTGGGGCCTCGGGCTCCCGCTTTCCCGGCGGATCGTGGAGGACTACCACGGTGGCCGGATGATGATCGAGAAGAGCCAGAAGAACCGGGGGACCCAGATCTCCATCACCCTCCCCGCATAA
- a CDS encoding permease: MLIPTLVIWGLAAVLLWLGYSRGAGEHVQGMRVSARLLTETLPLLIGAFLVAGMVQVLLPQESISRWVGADSGLRGLLLGTVAGGFAPGGPYVSLPIAAGLLRVGAGTGTMVAFLTGWSLWAIGRLPMEVGILGWRLTAIRVACTFFFPPIAGWLAGALFGNGK; this comes from the coding sequence ATGTTGATACCCACCCTCGTCATTTGGGGGCTCGCGGCGGTGCTCCTCTGGCTGGGGTATTCCCGCGGCGCGGGCGAGCACGTGCAGGGCATGCGGGTCTCCGCGCGCCTGTTGACGGAGACCCTTCCCCTTCTGATCGGCGCCTTTCTCGTGGCGGGGATGGTGCAGGTCCTGCTCCCTCAGGAGTCGATCTCCCGATGGGTGGGCGCCGACTCCGGCCTCCGCGGTCTCCTGCTCGGAACGGTGGCGGGCGGATTCGCGCCCGGAGGGCCCTACGTCAGCCTTCCCATCGCCGCCGGTCTGCTCCGTGTCGGCGCGGGGACCGGCACGATGGTCGCCTTTCTGACCGGCTGGTCGCTCTGGGCGATCGGGCGGCTTCCGATGGAGGTGGGAATACTGGGCTGGCGGCTGACGGCGATCCGCGTGGCCTGCACGTTCTTCTTCCCGCCCATCGCGGGCTGGCTCGCCGGCGCTCTCTTCGGAAACGGAAAGTAG
- the rimI gene encoding ribosomal protein S18-alanine N-acetyltransferase translates to MDPVAFRPMEEEDLNAVAALERELFSDPWPREAFRYDIRERRASCTLVGTDEKGLVAYGVAWRVRGELHIANMAVRRDRWGRGIGGALLDRMLEDAVEVGCRIATLEVRVGNLRAIELYRNHGFREVAIRKGYYVDNGEDALVMLIDLGARPGESGGLV, encoded by the coding sequence ATGGATCCGGTGGCCTTTCGCCCGATGGAAGAAGAGGACCTGAACGCGGTGGCCGCGCTGGAGAGGGAGCTCTTTTCCGATCCCTGGCCGCGGGAAGCCTTCCGGTACGACATCCGGGAGCGCCGGGCGTCCTGTACGCTGGTCGGGACCGATGAGAAGGGGCTGGTCGCCTACGGCGTGGCCTGGCGCGTGCGGGGGGAACTGCACATCGCGAACATGGCGGTCCGCAGGGATCGCTGGGGCCGCGGAATCGGCGGTGCCCTTCTGGACCGGATGCTCGAGGACGCGGTGGAGGTGGGGTGCCGAATCGCCACCTTGGAGGTCCGCGTCGGAAACCTGAGGGCCATCGAACTCTACCGGAATCACGGTTTCCGGGAAGTGGCCATCCGAAAAGGATACTACGTGGACAACGGGGAGGACGCCCTGGTCATGTTGATCGACCTGGGCGCCCGGCCGGGAGAGAGCGGTGGATTGGTTTAG
- a CDS encoding M6 family metalloprotease domain-containing protein, with protein MKRFLLIPIALLLLASLTPTSPRAGGFLIEPSKNPEFIVYDMDPALIEELTGVPYEEMVRRRLDRETRAPSDTGVVLALLCQWEDDLADTSAHPPSAYDELLWSQGVVDPGSMREYFLEVSYGDFWIEGEVRGWLTEPTYDPGNWFTDFFEALDPYIDFSDFDRDGDGYTDAVWIFHAGPGQEETHDPNHIWSYAVSGLYYMTDDGVYINRYSCNPEMHADGSIVSIRVPAHEATHVLGLPDLYDYDSKLDTNTYFTPGDANDHPTVDWALMGYAGYNIMSYGTRQDPSHHCAWSKQELGWVTPASITTSMHHVPLPEVNTNAVVYKIPRSGTQEYFLIENRNSNSSSKFDHLDSDFSAYFPWFTFGRNQKDPGMLILHVDDAVSSNNAGPSSPHYMVTVMDAGYDPAHPWDGVSEFSEWWYPYEFRIGAPFAGEDAGQDAFTPNTTPNSSWYGASSGIWITNISESDSVMTFDIGFGNAWPAIVDHSPAALDTSLMEGASHPFSIAAIDRDGDATAYGWTVNGSPVGTGDSIYTHLPGPAGTVDTILAVASDGSLADSLVWLVGSDVNTAVATAGNAPAPPGRLLTAAPNPFNPTVTVRAILPSAGHARLTVHDPSGRRVAVLLDERAEAGEVIRAWNGRDDAGRPVPSGVYLLRLDAGNRAETRKIVLLR; from the coding sequence ATGAAGCGTTTTCTCCTGATCCCGATCGCCCTTCTCCTCTTGGCATCGCTCACGCCCACCTCCCCGCGCGCGGGAGGGTTCCTGATCGAGCCTTCGAAGAATCCCGAATTCATCGTCTACGACATGGATCCCGCACTGATCGAGGAGCTGACCGGGGTTCCCTACGAGGAGATGGTGCGCCGCCGCCTCGATCGTGAGACGCGGGCCCCTTCCGACACCGGCGTGGTCCTCGCTCTTCTCTGCCAGTGGGAAGACGATCTCGCGGACACCAGCGCCCATCCCCCCAGCGCTTACGACGAACTCCTCTGGAGCCAGGGGGTCGTCGATCCGGGGAGTATGCGGGAGTATTTTCTGGAGGTCTCGTACGGCGACTTTTGGATCGAGGGGGAGGTGCGCGGCTGGTTGACCGAGCCGACATACGATCCCGGGAACTGGTTCACCGATTTTTTCGAAGCCCTTGACCCCTATATCGATTTTTCCGACTTCGACCGGGACGGCGACGGCTACACCGACGCGGTCTGGATCTTCCACGCCGGTCCGGGGCAGGAGGAGACCCACGACCCGAACCACATCTGGTCCTACGCGGTCTCCGGCCTCTATTACATGACCGACGACGGCGTCTACATCAACCGCTACTCCTGCAACCCGGAGATGCACGCCGACGGGTCGATCGTCAGCATCCGCGTGCCCGCCCACGAGGCGACCCACGTTCTCGGCCTGCCGGATCTGTACGATTACGATTCCAAACTGGACACCAACACCTACTTCACCCCCGGCGACGCGAACGACCATCCGACCGTGGACTGGGCGCTCATGGGGTACGCCGGATACAACATCATGTCCTACGGCACCCGGCAGGACCCCTCTCACCACTGCGCCTGGTCGAAGCAGGAGCTGGGTTGGGTGACGCCGGCTTCGATCACCACGTCGATGCACCACGTCCCCCTCCCCGAGGTGAACACCAACGCGGTCGTCTACAAGATTCCGCGGTCGGGAACGCAGGAGTACTTCCTGATCGAGAACAGGAACAGCAATTCCAGCTCCAAGTTCGACCATCTCGATTCGGACTTCTCCGCCTACTTCCCCTGGTTCACCTTCGGCCGGAACCAGAAGGATCCGGGAATGCTGATCCTCCACGTGGACGACGCCGTGTCCAGCAACAACGCCGGTCCGAGCAGCCCCCATTACATGGTGACCGTTATGGACGCCGGCTACGATCCCGCCCATCCATGGGACGGCGTGAGCGAGTTCTCCGAGTGGTGGTACCCCTACGAGTTCCGGATCGGCGCTCCCTTCGCCGGCGAAGACGCGGGGCAAGACGCCTTCACGCCGAACACGACGCCGAACTCGAGCTGGTACGGCGCCTCCTCCGGCATTTGGATCACCAACATCAGCGAGTCCGATTCGGTGATGACCTTCGATATCGGATTCGGGAACGCCTGGCCGGCGATCGTCGATCATAGCCCGGCGGCGCTCGACACGAGCCTGATGGAGGGGGCGTCGCACCCCTTCTCCATCGCCGCGATCGACCGGGACGGGGACGCCACCGCCTACGGCTGGACCGTGAACGGCTCCCCAGTCGGAACCGGCGACTCGATCTACACCCATCTCCCCGGTCCGGCCGGGACGGTGGACACCATCCTGGCGGTCGCTTCCGACGGTTCTCTGGCGGACTCGCTCGTCTGGCTGGTCGGGTCGGACGTGAACACCGCCGTGGCGACCGCCGGGAATGCGCCCGCCCCGCCGGGGCGGCTCCTCACGGCCGCGCCGAACCCGTTCAACCCGACCGTCACCGTGCGGGCGATCCTCCCCTCCGCCGGCCACGCGCGCCTCACCGTGCACGACCCCTCGGGGCGGCGCGTGGCGGTGCTCCTGGACGAGAGGGCGGAGGCCGGCGAGGTGATCCGCGCCTGGAACGGCCGGGACGATGCCGGCCGTCCCGTCCCCTCCGGCGTTTATCTGCTCCGTCTTGACGCGGGGAACCGCGCCGAGACCCGAAAGATCGTCCTTCTCCGCTGA
- a CDS encoding acetyl-CoA carboxylase carboxyltransferase subunit beta, which translates to MDWFRKKKRGLKEPKKKNLPDGLWVRCEFCEEILYRKELERNLWTCGSCGFHFRIRSSDYIRILIDEGTWKETDKDLSPMDPLKFRDQKKYPDRIKQYQEKTGMKEAIRIGVGDVEGQGISLGVLEFAFAGGSLGAVMGEKIVRAAGVSLRTGRPLVLLSCSGGARMQEGIISLMQLAKTSVAIAKLGEARIPYISLVTHPTTGGASASFSMQGDVIIAEPKALIGFAGPRVIQQTIGQELPEGFQRSEFLLEHGQLDIVVPRKELKSTLARVLRHFPPARSEAETVRSE; encoded by the coding sequence GTGGATTGGTTTAGAAAGAAGAAGCGGGGCCTCAAGGAACCGAAAAAGAAGAACCTCCCCGACGGGCTCTGGGTCCGTTGCGAATTCTGCGAGGAGATCCTCTACCGAAAGGAGCTGGAGCGCAACCTGTGGACCTGCGGCAGCTGCGGGTTCCACTTCCGCATCCGCTCTTCCGACTACATCCGCATCCTGATCGACGAGGGGACCTGGAAGGAGACGGACAAGGATCTCTCACCGATGGATCCTCTCAAGTTCAGGGATCAAAAGAAATACCCGGACCGGATCAAGCAGTACCAGGAAAAGACCGGAATGAAGGAGGCGATCCGAATCGGCGTCGGCGACGTGGAGGGACAGGGGATCTCTCTCGGTGTGCTCGAGTTCGCCTTCGCCGGCGGGAGCCTGGGCGCGGTGATGGGGGAAAAGATCGTTCGCGCCGCCGGCGTGTCGCTTCGAACCGGGCGGCCGCTGGTGCTGCTCTCCTGTTCCGGCGGCGCGCGGATGCAGGAGGGGATCATCTCCCTGATGCAGCTCGCCAAGACCAGCGTGGCCATCGCCAAGCTGGGCGAGGCGCGCATCCCCTATATCTCCTTGGTAACGCACCCGACCACCGGCGGCGCCAGCGCCAGCTTTTCCATGCAGGGGGACGTGATCATCGCCGAGCCGAAAGCGCTGATCGGTTTCGCCGGTCCCCGGGTGATTCAGCAGACCATCGGGCAGGAGCTGCCGGAGGGTTTCCAGCGTTCCGAGTTCCTCCTCGAGCACGGGCAGCTGGATATCGTCGTTCCCCGCAAGGAGCTGAAGAGCACTCTGGCCCGGGTCCTGCGGCACTTTCCCCCCGCCCGCTCCGAGGCGGAAACGGTCCGATCGGAGTGA